One region of Quercus lobata isolate SW786 chromosome 2, ValleyOak3.0 Primary Assembly, whole genome shotgun sequence genomic DNA includes:
- the LOC115974302 gene encoding uncharacterized protein LOC115974302, translated as MATRIAFHFTIPDLLPSPILCHEYLSLSSMATRIAFPFTIPDLLPSPILCHFLSTARPNDPTQQTDPLPLPFHGKTQQPDTDPTQQTDPLPLPFHGKPMATDPTIPISNSLSFHSSPAQCRSAMQPTQPVETGPKWKLSEVELSTCFLIILAKLVWSTLRLVIHYIVHTEFFLHCVIIVYCSVLFTNLVASFVVPNINPYIFNIRIPK; from the exons ATGGCCACACGAATAGCTTTCCATTTCACGATACCGGACCTTCTGCCTTCTCCGATTCTCTGCCACGAATACCTTTCCCTTTCCTCCATGGCCACACGAATAGCTTTCCCTTTCACGATACCGGACCTTCTGCCTTCTCCGATTCTCTGCCATTTCCTTTCCACGGCAAGACCCAACGATCCGACCCAACAGACCGATCCTCTGCCTCTCCCTTTCCACGGCAAGACCCAACAGCCCGATACCGATCCGACCCAACAGACCGATCCTCTGCCTCTTCCTTTCCACGGCAAGCCCATGGCCACAGATCCCACCATACCCATATCCAATTCGCTCAGTTTCCACTCTTCCCCAGCCCAATGTCGGTCGGCAATGCAACCGACCCAGCCCGTCGAGACCGGCCCAAAG tggaaACTGAGCGAGGTGGAGTTATCTACTTGCTTCCTGATAATCTTAGCGAAATTGGTGTGGAGTACGTTGAGGTTAGTTATTCATTACATTGTTcatactgaattttttttacattgtgTTATCATAGTATATTGTAGTGTTCTGTTCACAAATTTGGTTGCATCTTTTGTAGTACCAAATATCAAtccttatatttttaatataagaattCCTAAATAG